The Equus przewalskii isolate Varuska chromosome 5, EquPr2, whole genome shotgun sequence genome window below encodes:
- the LOC103551480 gene encoding olfactory receptor 6C2-like, with translation MRNHTITSFILLGLADDPQLQVLIFVFLFLTYILSITGNLTIISLTLMDSHLKTPMYFFLQNFSLLEIAFTSACIPRYLYNIATGDRSITYNICVIQVFFIDVFGVTEFLLLAVMSYDRYVAICKPLHYVTIMNNRVCRSLVLCCWTAGVLIILPPLIMIVNLEFCDSNVIDYFFCDSSPILKISCSDTWLLEQMVIVCAVLAFITTLLCVVMSYMYIVKTILRFPLSQQRKRAFSTCSSHMIVVSITYGSCIFIYVKPSAKESVTINKSVTVLMTSIAPMLNPFIYTLRNKQVRQAFNDSFKRIALPSKK, from the coding sequence ATGAGAAACCACACAATAACATCCTTCATTCTCCTTGGACTTGCAGATGACCCTCAGCTTCAAGTTCtaatttttgtgtttctatttctgaCTTACATTTTGAGTATAACTGGGAATTTGACCATCATATCTCTTACTTTAATGGACTCTCATCTTAAAAcacccatgtactttttcctacAGAATTTTTCCTTATTAGAAATTGCATTTACATCTGCTtgtattcctagatatttatacAACATAGCAACAGGTGACAGGTCAATTACTTATAATATCTGTGTTATTCAAGTgttttttattgatgtatttgGAGTGACAGAATTTCTTCTGTTGGCTGTCATGTcttatgaccgctatgtggccatctgcaaacctctGCATTATGTAACAATCATGAACAACAGAGTCTGTAGAAGTCTTGTCCTCTGCTGCTGGACAGCTGGTGTGTTGATCATACTGCCACCACTTATCATGATAGTAAATCTAGAATTCTGTGATTCTAATgtaattgattattttttctgtgattCATCTCCTATCTTGAAGATTTCATGCTCAGATACATGGCTTTTAGAGCAGATGGTGATAGTCTGTGCTGTATTGGCTTTCATCACTACCCTTCTGTGTGTTGTCATGTCTTACATGTACATTGTCAAAACCATTCTAAGATTCCCCTTGTCCCAGCAAAGGAAAAGGGCCTTTTCCACCTGTTCTTCTCACATGATTGTGGTTTCCATCACCTATGGAAGCTGTATCTTCATCTATGTCAAACCATCAGCAAAGGAATCAGTGACTATCAATAAGAGTGTGACAGTGCTAATGACATCCATTGCTCCCATGTTGAACCCATTCATTTACACtttaagaaacaaacaagtgAGACAAGCCTTCAATGACTCATTCAAAAGAATTGCATTACCCTCAAAGAAGTAA
- the LOC103551510 gene encoding olfactory receptor 6C68-like, translated as MRNYTALTAFILQGLTEDPQLQVFLFLFLFITYIFSVTGNLTIITLTLADPHLKTPMYYFLQNFSILEVSFTTFCIPRFLYSMSTGDKTITYSACFIQLFFIDLFGVTEFFLLATMSYDRYVAICKPLHYMTIMNNKVCKTMIICCWMVALMIILPPLSLDFHLEFCDSNVIDHFACDASPILKISCSDTRLLERVVIACAVLTFISTLVCVILSYLYIIRTILKFPSVQQRKKAFSTCSSHMIVVSITYGSCIFIYIKPSAKEEVNINKGVSLLISSVSPMLNPFIYTLRNKQVKQAFNDSLKKSCVPLETVICT; from the coding sequence atgaGGAACTACACAGCACTAACAGCATTCATCCTTCAAGGACTGACGGAAGATCCTCAGctgcaggtttttctttttctttttctatttatcacCTACATTTTCAGCGTAACTGGAAATCTGACCATCATTACTCTAACCTTGGCAGATCCCCACCTTAAAACTCCCATGTATTATTTCCTCCAAAATTTCTCGATCTTAGAAGTCTCATTTACAACCTTCTGTATTCCAAGATTCCTATACAGTATGTCAACTGGGGACAAAACGATTACTTATAGTGCATGTTTCATTCAACTGTTTTTTATAGATCTCTTTGGGGtaactgaattttttcttttggctacTATGTCATAtgatcgctatgtggccatctgcaaacccttGCATTATATGACAATCATGAACAACAAAGTGTGCAAAACAATGATTATCTGCTGTTGGATGGTAGCACTTATGATCATCTTACCTCCACTTAGCTTGGATTTTCATCTGGAATTCTGTGATTCGAATGTCATTGATCATTTTGCCTGTGATGCATCTCCTATCCTGAAGATCTCATGCTCAGACACACGGTTACTTGAGCGGGTAGTTATAGCCTGTGCTGTGCTGACCTTCATCAGCACTCTTGTATGTGTGATTCTCTCCTACTTATATATCATCAGGACAATTCTAAAATTCCCTTCTgttcaacaaaggaaaaaagctttttcTACCTGTTCTTCCCACATGATTGTAGTTTCCATCACCTATGGCAGCTGCATCTTCATCTACATCAAACCATCCGCAAAAGAAGAGGTAAACATTAACAAAGGGGTGTCATTGCTTATTTCTTCTGTATCACCAATGCTGAATCCTTTTATATATACTCTGCGAAATAAGCAAGTTAAACAAGCTTTTAATGACTCACTCAAAAAAAGTTGCGTGCCTCTTGAAACGGTAATATGTACTTAA
- the LOC103551479 gene encoding olfactory receptor 6C2-like: protein MRNHTATTFILLGLTDDPQLQGLLLIFLFFTYLLSVTGNLTIVSLTLVDSNLKTPMYFFLQNFSCLEILFTSTCVPRYLYNLSTGDKTITYCACAIQAFFADLFGVTEFFLLATMSYDRYIAICQPLHYTTIMSSTVCKTFILCCWMAGLLIILPPFSLSQNLEFCDSSVIDGFLCDVSPFLEISCSDTWVVEQMVIVCAVLTFITTLLCVVLSYICIIKTIIRFPSAQQRKKAFSTCSSHMIVVSITYGSCIFIYVKPSAKESAAINKGVAVLTTSIAPVLNPFIYTLRNKQVKQAFNVSIKRIMLSSKK from the coding sequence ATGAGAAACCATACAGCAACAACATTCATTCTCCTGGGATTAACAGATGATCCACAACTTCAGGgtctgcttttaatatttttattttttacgtACTTATTGAGTGTAACTGGGAACCTAACTATTGTCTCACTCACATTAGTGGATTCTAACCTTAAAACACCAATGTACTTTTTCCTACAAAATTTTTCCTGCTTAGAGATCTTATTCACATCGACGTGTGTTCCTAGATACTTATATAACCTATCAACAGGTGACAAGACTATTACCTACTGTGCTTGTGCCATTCAAGCATTTTTTGCTGATCTTTTTGGAGTGACTGAATTTTTTCTCCTGGCCACCATGTCCTATGACCGCTACATTGCCATCTGCCAACCCCTTCATTACACCACCATCATGAGCAGCACAGTCTGCAAAACATTCATCCTTTGCTGTTGGATGGCTGGCTTGTTAATCATACTCCCACCATTTAGCTTGAGCCAAAATCTGGAATTCTGTGACTCTAGTGTCATTGATGGCTTTCTATGTGATGTATCTCCCTTCCTGGAGATTTCATGCTCAGACACGTGGGTCGTTGAGCAGATGGTTATAGTCTGTGCTGTGTTGACCTTCATCACAACCCTTCTTTGTGTAGTTCTCTCCTACATATGCATAATCAAGACTATCATAAGATTCccttctgctcagcaaaggaaaaaagcctTTTCTACCTGTTCTTCTCACATGATTGTGGTTTCTATCACCTACGGCAGCTGTATCTTCATTTATGTCAAACCTTCAGCAAAGGAATCAGCAGCTATTAATAAGGGTGTGGCAGTCCTCACTACTTCCATCGCTCCTGTGTTGAACCCCTTCATTTACACCTTGAGAAACAAGCAAGTAAAACAAGCCTTCAATGTGTCAATCAAAAGAATTATGTTATCTTCCAAGAAGTAA